One genomic window of Cannabis sativa cultivar Pink pepper isolate KNU-18-1 chromosome 2, ASM2916894v1, whole genome shotgun sequence includes the following:
- the LOC115719675 gene encoding uncharacterized protein LOC115719675, protein MNYEKSLSEESGSIFSEGIGIVLYRWSALQLAVENEWGGRQSRQKAQQLHSDIFSWFTRSTSSAKPKPKEPLYIDDLEEILVQGLQSLNTEVDDGSIEEVAEKLMIMHEECLDGNFKSIEALKEANHWRVPVRHVKQDGEDDDSDSDDEEQDVGVGDSSKMAVTVSSTRTLENHGSEDMQVDDESEATPSLTNAAAEDDEWVVVGPKRGRGKRN, encoded by the exons ATGAATTATGAGAAGAGTCTATCGGAAGAGTCAGGTTCCATATTCAGCGAAGGTATTGGGATAGTTTTGTATCGATGGTCGGCGCTCCAATTGGCTGTAGAGAACGAGTGGGGTGGTCGTCAATCGCGCCAAAAAGCACAACAACTCCATTCCGATATCTTCTCTTGGTTCACTCGCTCTACCTCTTCTGCAAAACCAAAACCAAAGG AACCTCTATACATAGATGATTTAGAAGAGATACTTGTTCAAGGTTTGCAATCTTTGAATACTGAGGTTGATGATGGCAGTATTGAAGAG GTAGCTGAGAAGTTAATGATTATGCATGAAGAATGTTTGGATGGTAATTTTAAGTCCATTGAAGCTCTAAAGGAAGCGAATCATTGGAGAGTTCCCGTTCGTCATGTCAAACAG GACGGTGAGGATGATGATAGTGATAGCGATGATGAAGAACAAGATGTCGGTGTGGGTGATTCATCGAAAATGGCAGTTACGGTTAGCTCAACGAGGACCTTAGAAAATCATGGGTCAGAGGATATGCAAGTAGATGATGAGTCCGAAGCCACACCCTCACTTACAAATGCTGCAGCCGAAGATGACGAATGGGTAGTGGTTGGGCCAAAACGGGGTAGGGGAAAAAGGAACTAG